The Rhodospirillaceae bacterium nucleotide sequence ATCCGGCGCTGCTCCGGCGAAAGATACGCGTTGCGCGACGACAGGGCGAGGCCGTCGGCCTCCCGCACCGTCGGCACCGGCACGACCGTGACCGGCATGTCGAGGTCGCGCACCATGCGCCGGACGGTCATGAGCTGCTGATAATCCTTCTCGCCGAAGAAGGCCTTGTCCGGCTGCGCCTGCATGAAGAGCTTGCAGACCACCGTGGCGACGCCGTCGAAATGGCCGACACGGACGGTGCCTTCCATGCCGGTCGTCACCCGGTCGACATGAACGGCGGTCGCGAAGCCATCGGGATAGATGTCGCCGACCACCGGGATGAAGGCGAGATCGGCGCGCACCTCGGACAAGGCCGTCAGGTCGTCCTCCTCCTGGCGGGGATAGCGGTCCAGGTCTTCGTCGGGATTGAACTGGGTCGGGTTGACGAAGATCGAGACGACCGTGCGGTCGCATTGCGCGCGCGACCGGCGCACCAGCTCGACATGCCCTTCGTGCAGCGCGCCCATCGTCGGCACCAGGCCGACCGTTTCGCCGCTGCGCCGCCAGCGCGCCACCGTATCGCGCAGCGCGGGAATCGACCGGACCACCCGGGTGCAGAACGCCACCATCGGCCGCAAACCGTGTCAGGCCGGCTTCGCGGCGCCGAAACAGAATTCGGCCGACGGAAACTCGCGGGCGCGCACTTCCGCCGCATAGCGTTTCGCGGCGTCTCCGACCGCCGGCGCGAGCTCGGCATACCGCTTGACGAATTTCGGCTGGAATTCCCCGAACAGGCCGAGGATGTCCTCGGTCACGAGGACCTGGCCGTCGCAGGACGGCGAGGCGCCGATCCCGATGGTCGGCACAGCGATGTCCCCGGTGATCCGGCGACCCAGCGGTTCGGGCACGCCCTCGACAACGATGGCG carries:
- the panC gene encoding pantoate--beta-alanine ligase; the protein is MVAFCTRVVRSIPALRDTVARWRRSGETVGLVPTMGALHEGHVELVRRSRAQCDRTVVSIFVNPTQFNPDEDLDRYPRQEEDDLTALSEVRADLAFIPVVGDIYPDGFATAVHVDRVTTGMEGTVRVGHFDGVATVVCKLFMQAQPDKAFFGEKDYQQLMTVRRMVRDLDMPVTVVPVPTVREADGLALSSRNAYLSPEQRRIAAAFNRILRETARAIAGGRAIDAATAAARQDLLDAGFDAVDYVECRGAADLAVLETLDRPARLLATVRLGPTRLLDNVPVD